A genomic region of Merismopedia glauca CCAP 1448/3 contains the following coding sequences:
- a CDS encoding glycoside hydrolase family 57 protein, which produces MATGYVALVLHAHLPFVRHPESDYVLEEEWLYEAITETYIPLLQVFEGLRRDGVDFKLTMSMTPPLVSMLRDPLLQERYDAHLAQLQELISKESDRHQHNGHLRYLAEFYASEFQKTRETWEKYGGDLIPGFKQFLDSNNLEIITCGATHGYLPLMKMYPQAVWAQIQVACEHYAETFGRPPKGIWLPECAYYEGLERMLADAGLRYFLVDGHGVLYARPRPRFGTYAPIFTETGVAAFGRDHESSQQVWSSEVGYPGAPEYREFYKDLGWEADYEYIKPYIMPNGQRKNTGIKYHKITGRGGGLSDKALYDPYWAKEKAAEHAANFMYNRQRQVEHLAGIMQRQPILVSPYDAELFGHWWYEGPWFLDYWFRKTWYDQNVYQMTHLADYLRTHPDQQVCRPSQSSWGYKGFHEYWLNDTNAWIYPHLHKAAERMIELSKREPEDELQWRALNQAARELLLAQSSDWAFIMRTGTMVPYAVRRTRSHLMRFHKLYEELGEGKVDSGWLEKVEEIDNIFPNINYRVYRPM; this is translated from the coding sequence ATGGCTACCGGCTATGTCGCCCTCGTCCTACACGCTCACCTACCCTTTGTTCGCCATCCGGAAAGCGATTATGTACTAGAGGAAGAATGGCTATATGAAGCCATTACTGAAACCTACATTCCTTTACTACAAGTATTTGAAGGGTTAAGGCGTGATGGAGTTGATTTCAAATTGACGATGAGTATGACACCCCCTTTGGTGTCTATGCTCAGAGATCCTTTATTACAAGAACGCTACGACGCGCATTTAGCACAGCTACAGGAATTAATTAGCAAAGAAAGCGATCGCCATCAGCATAACGGTCATCTGCGCTACTTAGCTGAGTTTTATGCTTCAGAATTTCAAAAGACTCGCGAGACTTGGGAAAAGTATGGCGGAGATTTAATTCCTGGATTCAAGCAATTTTTAGATAGTAACAACCTAGAAATTATTACTTGTGGTGCAACTCACGGCTACCTACCGTTGATGAAAATGTATCCCCAAGCTGTATGGGCGCAAATTCAAGTAGCTTGCGAACATTACGCCGAAACCTTCGGCAGACCACCCAAAGGGATTTGGCTGCCAGAATGCGCCTATTATGAAGGCTTAGAGAGGATGTTAGCTGATGCAGGATTGCGCTATTTCCTCGTTGATGGACATGGGGTATTATATGCTCGCCCTCGTCCTCGGTTTGGGACTTATGCACCCATTTTTACCGAAACTGGAGTCGCAGCTTTCGGACGAGATCATGAATCTTCCCAACAAGTTTGGTCTTCTGAAGTCGGATATCCTGGAGCGCCTGAATACCGCGAATTTTACAAAGATTTAGGCTGGGAAGCTGATTATGAGTATATTAAACCTTATATCATGCCCAATGGTCAGCGCAAAAATACGGGCATTAAGTATCATAAAATTACTGGCAGAGGTGGCGGTTTGAGCGATAAAGCTCTGTATGACCCCTATTGGGCGAAGGAAAAGGCGGCGGAACACGCTGCTAACTTCATGTACAATCGCCAGCGCCAAGTAGAGCATTTGGCGGGAATTATGCAGCGTCAGCCTATTTTAGTTTCCCCTTATGATGCCGAATTGTTTGGTCATTGGTGGTATGAAGGTCCTTGGTTTTTAGATTATTGGTTCCGCAAAACCTGGTATGACCAAAATGTGTACCAAATGACCCATTTAGCCGATTATTTGCGGACTCACCCCGATCAGCAAGTGTGTCGTCCTTCTCAATCTAGCTGGGGTTATAAGGGATTCCATGAGTATTGGTTGAATGATACTAATGCTTGGATTTACCCGCATTTACATAAAGCTGCGGAACGGATGATCGAGCTATCTAAACGAGAACCGGAAGACGAATTGCAGTGGCGCGCCCTCAACCAAGCTGCCAGGGAGTTATTATTAGCACAGTCGTCTGATTGGGCATTTATCATGCGGACAGGGACTATGGTTCCTTATGCGGTGCGTCGGACTAGATCCCATTTGATGCGCTTCCACAAGCTGTATGAAGAACTCGGTGAGGGGAAAGTCGATAGCGG